From a single Stomoxys calcitrans chromosome 4, idStoCalc2.1, whole genome shotgun sequence genomic region:
- the LOC131997156 gene encoding MATH and LRR domain-containing protein PFE0570w-like — MKRHNLLKEIVKTRAVLKEKLKNIKLNQIDRDNLLEDTFQPITKPLKDIIGKLDENKKESNQYSNKYNDKNIYDYNKQYEDDGKLDKNNKDDDDDDDSFISDIYNDDDDYMSSNGLQMRDITSSNDNERYNNQHSSTIFPNIVNSTHKEDNSEIEQMDIEKFSQKRKFSSDENNTNKRIRKNYNIPVDLKRKDYTLEKCGVNRNELREKLKRSNDNNLSLFDDNDNKRMKKSHLFSKRKCEFQLNTNKKRIKLTNNKIININKRKRPSQLNTDRKRLKLINNNQLNLNKRKGVSQLNLDRKRIKLNNDISSKLNKRKAVTQLNIDRKRIKLSSDNLSDINVASSLPNVLQTLIDNRQLDKVYGFHIDTNGNMYFGKNQLKFNGCNSIQIGESIWKMSPGLFQLMFHIKPQHYTKKDLNQYKDILMKTNAHKRNYLPGEQIKGTQAYKYQFIIKRLFDVNSNRISKGNGLSLKSLDNHKPNYIYWDDPNELVDRLRLLLSSEGVGHNNHKNEIISIVEELREAHIIK; from the coding sequence ATGAAGAGACACAATTTGTTGAAGGAAATTGTAAAAACACGAGCAGTATtgaaagaaaagttaaaaaacattAAACTTAATCAAATAGATAGGGATAATCTATTAGAAGATACATTTCAACCAATAACCAAACCTTTGAAGGATATTATAGGAAAACTAGATGAgaacaaaaaagaaagtaatcagtattctaataaatataatgataaaaatatttatgattaTAATAAACAATATGAAGACGATGGAAAACTTGATAAAAACAataaggatgatgatgatgatgatgatagctTTATATCAGACAtttataatgatgatgatgactataTGTCTAGCAATGGACTTCAAATGAGAGATATTACCTCAAGTAATGATAATGAAAGATATAATAATCAACATTCATCAACAATATTTCCGAATATAGTAAATTCTACACATAAAGAAGATAATTCAGAAATAGAACAGATGGatatagagaaattttcacaaaaacgaaaattttcatcagatgaaaataacactaataaaaggataagaaaaaattataatattccAGTTGATTTAAAGAGAAAAGATTATACACTAGAAAAATGTGGAGTGAATCGGAATGAGcttagagaaaaattaaaacgatCTAATGATAACAATCtcagtttatttgacgataacGATAATAAGCGGATGAAAAAATCACATCTATTTTCAAAACGAAAATgtgaatttcagttaaatactaataaaaaacgtataaaattaactaacaacaaaatcataaatataaataaacgaAAAAGACCCTCACAATTAAATACTGATAGAAAACGTTTAAAATTGATTAATAACAACCAATTAAACTTGAATAAACGGAAAGGTGTTTCACAATTAAATCTTGATAGAAAACgtataaaattgaataatgataTCTCATCAAAATTGAATAAACGAAAAGCTGTTACGCAATTAAATATTGATAGAAAGCGAATAAAATTGAGTAGTGATAATCTATCAGACATAAATGTAGCATCTTCATTACCCAACGTTCTACAAACACTTATCGATAATAGACAATTAGATAAAGTTTATGGATTTCATATAGATACAAATGGAAATatgtattttggaaaaaatcaattaaaatttaatggatGTAACTCTATTCAAATTGGGGAATCTATTTGGAAAATGTCTCCCGGACTATTTCAACTCATGTTTCACATTAAACCTCAACATTATACAAAGAAGGATTTAAATCAATATAaggatattttgatgaaaacaaatGCTCATAAAAGAAATTATTTACCAGGAGAACAAATTAAGGGAACTCAAGCTTATAAATAtcaatttataataaaacgGTTATTTGATGTGAATTCAAATAGGATATCCAAAGGTAATGGATTGAGTTTGAAATCATTAGACAATCACAaaccaaattatatatattgggaTGACCCTAACGAATTGGTTGACAGATTAAGATTGCTCCTTTCATCTGAAGGTGTTGGTCACAACAATCACAAAAACGAAATTATTTCAATTGTTGAAGAATTGCGAGAAGCacatattattaaataa
- the LOC131996989 gene encoding uncharacterized protein LOC131996989 — protein sequence MREFVCNICEKTYKHNQSLNRHLRLQHSIECVKCNQNFSTYPELLKHMKSMDHNEKKEEKTVYCENCNLAIPKNQWKNHISTNTHIDKCVKWLDKDVSCFGSSFQNRIESYKIKNSEINNLIPENFFKSIQEKVINIIQKALQKHESIKYNCTLHCNYILMKEKAEDEISLFTHHTKMLVLSPSSTLEEILNHYIENCNEIIKKMSEFQERDSGWTLIEIKHLEININKYTCLRGSQYINLPPKIRNKKACINVQNNDVYCFKWAIISALNPLPKEKKPHKCSNYKVTDIKAHIITLENNIILNFENMEFPLTINKIRVFELQNPDISINVFGLEDAKIIGPYYFTEAEKSTHINLLLIEEDDKFHYIWIKNISRLLRSSITKNKNRIHFCNTCLTHVSSSSRLEKHKHQKFINCTHNIYIN from the exons ATGAGAGAATTTGTATGTAATATTTGTGAGAAAACTTACAAACATAATCAATCTTTGAATCGTCATTTGCGTTTACAACATTCAATTGAGTGTGTGAAATGTAATCAGAATTTTAGTACTTATCCAGAGCTTTTAAAGCATATGAAGTCAATGGAccacaatgaaaaaaaagaggaaaaaacggtatactgtgaaaattgcaatttAGCTATTCCAAAAAATCAGTGGAAGAATCATATCAGCACTAACACACACATCGATAAGTGTGTAAAATGGTTAGATAAGGATGTGTCTTGCTTTGGATCTAGCTTTCAAAATCGAATAGaaagttataaaataaaaaatagtgagatcaataacttgatacccgaaaactttttcaaatcaaTTCAAGAAAAAGTAATCAATATAATTCAAAAGGCGTTGCAAAAGCATGAATCTATTAAATATAATTGTACACTACATTGTAattatattttgatgaaagagaAAGCGGAAGATGAAATTAGTTTATTTACACATCACACAAAAATGTTGGTACTATCTCCCTCAAGTACActggaagaaattttaaatcattatattgaaaattgtaatgaaataattaaaaaaatgagtgAATTCCAAGAACGAGATAGTGGATGGACTTTAATCGAAATAAAACATCTAGAGATCAACATCAACAAATATACATGTTTGAGAGGATCTCAATACATAAATCTTCCTCCCAAAATAAGGAATAAAAAGGCTTGCATCAATGTGCAAAACAATGATGTCTATTGTTTTAAATGGGCAATAATATCAGCATTAAATCCACTTCCAAAGGAAAAGAAACCACATAAATGTAGCAACTACAAAGTAACGGACATTAAGGCACACATTATAACATtggaaaataatataatattaaattttgaaaacatggaATTTCCCCTTACCATAAATAAAATCAGAGTCTTTGAGTTGCAGAATCCTGATATAAGTATAAATGTGTTCGGTTTAGAGGATGCTAAGATTATAGGTCCTTACTATTTTACAGAAGCTGAGAAATCAACTCACATCAATCTTCTCCTAATAGAAGAGGATGATAAATTTCATTACAtctggataaaaaatatatcaag attgTTGCGAAGTTCTAtaacaaagaataaaaatagGATTCATTTTTGTAACACCTGCTTAACTCATGTTTCTTCAAGTAGTAGACTAGAGAAACACAAAC ATCAAAAATTCATCAATTGTACACACAACATATACATAAattag
- the LOC106092560 gene encoding MAP7 domain-containing protein 1-like, translating to MSVHTFQPAAHAREQQQRSGYRLYGRHQQRLELQGRQLNIWDTLNSLKGATATTTALPPPPPSLTAFTSPPPPNLPPSTPFPPSPLFPPFPPPPPSPQPTFPTPPPSPTSTFTPTAPFSPTAPFTPTTTFFPSPTFSSPPPPPTLSPPPPPPQSPTPAPLFPLKPFIKLGRAAESNDLNVKHKKSTNTVGSFKKQHGHHLQEEDDQEESLLDLSHNHNFAESPRAASPQLRRRRRLQRRKKRRQLRRRRRRRKQQRRRKKRLGNKRKRHVRKVTRKLKRRLKKQRQQPRKRGSKRRATRKGGRRKRKKQRRRKQRRLRKLRRKRRNRRQRRRRLKQ from the exons ATGTCCGTCCACACATTTCAACCGGCGGCCC ATGCCAGAGAACAGCAGCAGCGTTCTGGTTATAGGCTCTATGGGCGACATCAACAACGCCTTGAACTTCAAGGGCGTCAACTGAACATTTGGGACACATTGAATTCGTTAAAAGGAGCCACAGCAACAACGACTGCTTTGCCACCACCGCCGCCATCGTTGACAGCATTTACGTCACCTCCACCGCCAAATTTGCCGCCTTCTACACCATTTCCACCATCACCACTATTTCCACCATTTCCACCACCGCCGCCATCACCGCAGCCGACATTCCCCACACCACCACCAAGTCCAACATCCACGTTTACTCCAACAGCTCCATTTAGTCCAACAGCCCCATTTACTCCAACAACTACATTTTTCCCAAGTCCAACGTTCTCGTCACCTCCTCCACCACCAACATtatcgccaccaccaccaccaccccaATCACCGACACCAGCACCGCTATTTCCGCTAAAACCTTTCATAAAACTTGGTCGAGCTGCCGAAAGCAATGACCTAAATGTGAAACATAAAAAGTCAACCAACACGGTTGGCAGTTTTAAGAAACAACATGGACACCATCTGCAAGAAGAAGATGATCAAGAAGAAAGTCTTTTGGATCTATCTCATAATCACAATTTCGCAGAATCGCCACGTGCTGCCAGTCCTCAATTAAGACGTCGGCGTAGATTACAGCGCCGCAAAAAACGGCGTCAATTACGCAGACGCAGACGTAGACGTAAACAACAACGCAGGCGCAAAAAAAGACTTGGCAACAAACGAAAGAGACATGTGAGAAAAGTTACCAGGAAACTTAAACGTCGTTTGAAAAAGCAAAGACAACAACCAAGGAAACGTGGTTCCAAAAGACGTGCAACAAGGAAGGGCGGTCGTCGTAAGCGTAAGAAGCAACGTAGGCGCAAGCAACGTAGGCTTCGCAAATTACGTAGGAAGCGTAGAAATAGACGACAAAGGCGACGCAGGCTAAAGCAATAG